A genome region from Methylobacterium sp. FF17 includes the following:
- a CDS encoding K(+)-transporting ATPase subunit F has translation MTLDLTLGALVTLGLLGYLTYALVRPERF, from the coding sequence ATGACCCTCGATCTCACCCTCGGCGCCCTCGTGACCCTGGGGCTGCTCGGATACCTCACCTACGCCCTCGTCCGCCCCGAGCGGTTCTGA
- a CDS encoding coiled-coil domain-containing protein gives MAIDYRSELRRPLPFSLAVVAVVLLVWLIVASIAGARQRSARDHRIEDLQAQQVALRADLERQISTAGTLTALQAKIATAQQQEREAGQAAEQASARTTTLTQEQRAAEAKASEAKTTAEAATRTLTELQSQVTQAEGKLTPLREAITTAEKAAVDRTQDLAEVGRRLEDARVQEAKLRADLATMTQEATGKTADLAKAEERQQTAREAAAAAQKDLADARTATEQATRQRTDTDRAIADLTATRDKLTSEIGLAQRDAQQARDALANIRKELAEAQAQRDRVVSERGQAEQALQTLSADRDAGTAALDALRKRQTEAQAELATLTETLASRNREAAAIDERLASARQDLSTAQATLAEVRQQLAAPPAASPSPSGSGQPAR, from the coding sequence ATGGCCATCGACTATCGCTCCGAACTGCGCCGTCCCTTGCCCTTCAGCCTCGCGGTCGTGGCCGTGGTCCTGCTCGTCTGGCTCATCGTCGCCTCGATCGCCGGCGCGCGCCAGCGCAGCGCCCGGGACCACCGTATCGAGGATCTGCAGGCTCAGCAGGTGGCGCTGCGCGCCGACCTCGAGCGGCAGATCTCGACCGCCGGCACCCTGACCGCGCTCCAGGCCAAGATCGCCACCGCCCAGCAGCAGGAGCGCGAAGCGGGTCAGGCCGCCGAGCAGGCGAGCGCTCGCACCACGACCCTGACCCAGGAGCAGCGGGCGGCCGAGGCCAAGGCGTCGGAGGCGAAGACGACGGCCGAGGCCGCGACCCGGACGCTGACCGAGCTCCAGTCGCAGGTCACGCAGGCCGAGGGGAAGCTGACCCCGCTGCGCGAGGCCATCACCACCGCTGAGAAGGCCGCGGTCGACCGGACGCAGGACCTCGCCGAGGTCGGACGGCGTCTCGAGGACGCCCGCGTGCAGGAAGCCAAGCTCCGCGCCGACCTCGCGACCATGACCCAGGAGGCGACCGGCAAGACCGCCGATCTCGCCAAGGCGGAGGAGCGCCAGCAGACCGCCCGCGAGGCCGCCGCCGCAGCCCAGAAAGACCTGGCCGACGCGCGGACCGCGACCGAGCAGGCCACCCGGCAGCGTACGGACACCGATCGGGCCATCGCCGACCTGACCGCCACCAGGGACAAGCTGACCTCCGAGATCGGTCTCGCCCAGCGCGACGCCCAGCAGGCACGCGACGCCCTGGCGAATATCCGCAAGGAACTCGCCGAGGCCCAGGCGCAGCGTGACCGCGTGGTTTCCGAGCGCGGCCAGGCCGAGCAGGCGCTGCAGACGCTTTCCGCCGACCGCGACGCGGGCACCGCCGCCCTCGACGCCCTGCGCAAGCGCCAAACCGAAGCTCAAGCCGAGTTGGCCACGCTCACCGAGACGCTGGCCTCGCGCAACAGGGAGGCTGCAGCCATCGACGAGCGACTGGCCTCGGCCCGACAGGACCTCAGCACCGCACAGGCGACGCTCGCCGAGGTCCGCCAGCAGCTCGCCGCTCCGCCCGCTGCGTCACCGAGCCCGTCCGGGAGCGGCCAGCCGGCTCGCTGA
- a CDS encoding CsbD family protein: MNGDQFRGASRHLKGRAQTTLGGLTGDPARQVRGAVNQVAGGAQYAYGRARDRAEDWAEDGRDLAREVRDRAGNLVEDGRHRVDAARDRAGNLITDGRDFAQQARKRGTRYGHQAVRYADDNRSAALLGLAAVAFAVGWLSRSKR; this comes from the coding sequence ATGAACGGCGACCAGTTCCGTGGCGCGTCCCGCCACCTCAAAGGCCGCGCCCAGACCACGCTGGGCGGCCTCACCGGAGACCCGGCTCGCCAGGTCCGCGGCGCCGTGAACCAGGTGGCGGGCGGCGCGCAATACGCCTATGGCCGCGCGCGCGACAGGGCGGAGGATTGGGCCGAGGATGGGCGCGACCTCGCCCGCGAGGTTCGGGATCGCGCCGGCAACCTCGTCGAGGACGGCCGTCATCGCGTCGACGCGGCGCGCGACCGGGCCGGGAACCTCATCACGGACGGTCGCGACTTCGCCCAACAGGCGCGGAAGCGCGGCACACGCTATGGTCATCAGGCCGTGCGCTATGCCGACGACAACCGCAGCGCCGCCCTGCTCGGTCTCGCCGCCGTGGCCTTCGCGGTGGGCTGGCTGTCCCGCTCCAAGCGCTGA
- a CDS encoding CsbD family protein produces MSSTTDKLKGLANEAVGNLKEGVGKVTGNDKLVAEGKAQELKGEAQRTVGEAKDGVASVVDKVTGKH; encoded by the coding sequence ATGAGCAGCACCACGGACAAGCTGAAGGGCCTCGCCAACGAAGCCGTCGGCAATCTGAAGGAAGGCGTCGGCAAGGTCACCGGCAACGACAAGCTGGTCGCCGAGGGCAAGGCGCAGGAACTCAAGGGCGAGGCCCAGCGCACCGTCGGCGAGGCCAAGGACGGCGTCGCGTCGGTCGTCGACAAGGTCACCGGCAAGCACTGA
- a CDS encoding sigma-70 family RNA polymerase sigma factor: MPRHIQDQIGRSLDELIPRTDTVDIDTRLGRVLLRLRAALLDAEAERQVTKAFGDELIALVPRLRRFAYLRTGNAAEADDMVQATLMRAWEHRSQFAAGTNLVAWLFTILRNTHLNQRKRLRREVEDVDGALAGRLSSAPDQEHRIALVALQAALKTLPAEQRETLLLVTVDGLMHEEAAAVLGCQVGTIKSRVSRARDRLAIALDLS, encoded by the coding sequence TTGCCCCGCCACATCCAGGACCAGATCGGGCGAAGTCTCGACGAACTCATTCCCAGGACCGATACGGTCGACATCGATACGAGGCTGGGTCGGGTCCTTCTTCGGCTCAGGGCCGCCCTGCTCGATGCCGAGGCGGAACGGCAGGTCACCAAGGCATTCGGCGACGAACTGATTGCCCTTGTGCCGCGCCTGCGCCGCTTCGCCTACCTCCGCACCGGCAACGCCGCGGAGGCCGACGACATGGTCCAGGCAACCCTGATGCGGGCGTGGGAGCACCGGTCCCAGTTCGCGGCCGGCACCAACCTCGTCGCGTGGTTGTTCACGATCCTGCGCAACACGCACCTGAATCAGCGCAAGCGCCTTCGACGCGAAGTCGAGGACGTCGACGGCGCCCTCGCGGGCAGGCTGTCGTCGGCTCCGGACCAGGAGCACCGTATCGCCCTCGTCGCCCTGCAGGCCGCGCTGAAGACCCTTCCGGCGGAGCAGCGCGAGACGCTGCTGCTGGTCACGGTCGATGGGCTGATGCACGAGGAGGCGGCGGCCGTCCTCGGCTGTCAGGTCGGAACCATCAAGAGCCGTGTGAGCCGGGCCCGCGATCGCCTCGCCATCGCATTGGACCTGTCCTGA
- a CDS encoding helix-turn-helix transcriptional regulator, with translation MTVGVDRHELRQIIAGLSEGVILVEPDQTIAYANEAALAMHGAETVEELGETVDAYRRRFALRYRNNHAPNQYPMERVVSGERFHDVIVEVKRTDRPDVDFVHSLRSLVATDRQGNPSCLALILKDVSDQFEAEERFEKTFNANPAPAAICRLSDLRHVKVNLGFLEMTGYTREAVVGRSVYEVDVLAGARNRDLAVSRLNEGGTIPQMEACLDLPDGGTRFVIVAGQPMELGDEPCMLFTFADLELRRKAETALRQSEERFAKAFRLTPVPTVLARGDDFALTGANEAFTRVFGYAPDSISGRSPGDLGLWVHDAARIKFETAVARTGYVLGLEVCLRHENGTNLDCLISAERVEIGDQTFALLVLQDITERKRTERDLFEAIEAVMADTSWFSRGLIEKLANLRQPGSEHKDGIVPNVTVRERQILDLICQGQDDDVIAKRLGLSKNTVRNHAASLYRKLDVHKRSEAIVWGRNNGFPLSETSK, from the coding sequence GTGACGGTTGGCGTCGACAGGCATGAGCTCCGGCAGATCATCGCCGGTCTCAGCGAAGGGGTGATCCTGGTCGAGCCCGACCAGACGATCGCCTACGCCAACGAGGCCGCGCTCGCGATGCACGGTGCCGAGACCGTCGAGGAACTCGGCGAGACGGTGGACGCCTACCGCCGGCGCTTCGCCCTGCGCTACCGAAACAATCACGCCCCGAATCAATACCCGATGGAGCGTGTCGTCTCGGGCGAGCGCTTCCACGACGTCATCGTCGAGGTGAAGCGCACCGACCGGCCGGACGTCGATTTCGTGCATTCCCTGCGCAGCCTGGTGGCCACCGACCGCCAGGGCAATCCGAGTTGCCTCGCTCTCATCCTCAAGGACGTATCGGACCAGTTCGAGGCCGAGGAACGCTTCGAGAAGACCTTCAACGCCAACCCCGCTCCGGCGGCGATCTGCCGGCTCTCGGACCTGCGCCACGTCAAGGTCAATCTCGGCTTCCTGGAGATGACGGGCTACACCCGCGAAGCCGTCGTCGGCCGCAGCGTCTACGAGGTCGACGTGCTGGCGGGCGCCCGCAACCGTGACCTGGCGGTCTCCCGGCTCAACGAGGGCGGCACCATCCCGCAGATGGAGGCCTGCCTCGATCTGCCGGACGGGGGAACCCGCTTCGTCATCGTCGCCGGCCAGCCGATGGAGCTCGGCGACGAGCCCTGCATGCTGTTCACCTTCGCGGATCTGGAGCTGCGCCGGAAGGCCGAGACGGCGCTGCGCCAGAGCGAGGAGCGCTTCGCCAAGGCGTTCCGCCTCACCCCCGTGCCGACCGTGCTGGCCCGCGGTGACGACTTCGCCCTCACCGGGGCGAACGAGGCCTTCACCCGCGTCTTCGGCTATGCGCCCGACAGCATATCCGGGCGTTCGCCCGGCGATCTCGGCCTCTGGGTGCACGATGCCGCCCGGATCAAGTTCGAGACCGCCGTGGCACGAACCGGCTACGTGCTCGGCCTGGAAGTCTGCCTGCGCCATGAGAACGGCACCAACCTCGATTGCCTGATCTCGGCCGAGCGGGTCGAGATCGGCGACCAGACCTTCGCGCTGCTGGTCCTGCAGGACATTACCGAGCGCAAGCGCACCGAGCGCGACCTGTTCGAGGCCATCGAAGCGGTGATGGCCGACACGTCCTGGTTCAGCCGTGGGCTGATCGAGAAGCTGGCCAACCTGCGTCAGCCGGGAAGCGAGCACAAGGACGGCATCGTCCCGAACGTCACGGTCCGCGAGCGCCAGATCCTCGACCTCATCTGCCAGGGCCAGGACGACGACGTCATCGCGAAACGGCTCGGCCTGTCGAAGAACACGGTCCGCAACCACGCCGCGTCCCTCTACCGGAAGCTCGACGTCCACAAGCGCTCCGAGGCCATCGTCTGGGGCCGGAACAACGGCTTCCCGTTATCAGAAACTAGCAAATAA
- a CDS encoding CsbD family protein, translating into MVDTDRITGAAKELGGKVQGTVGDLTGSRRDSLEGRAREAQGAAENLYGQAKDTVREAADHVADTARDIGGKVRDTVGNLIGSDDVEDRARRAQGAAADTYDRAERSVRGAGREAYDRAEDAYENGGRYLRQGGREATSQIAEHPMAALLVAGLLGYGLGLLIHGRN; encoded by the coding sequence ATGGTCGATACGGATCGCATCACGGGCGCCGCCAAGGAGCTCGGTGGCAAGGTGCAGGGCACGGTGGGCGACCTCACCGGCTCGCGGCGGGACTCTTTGGAGGGACGTGCCCGCGAGGCGCAGGGTGCCGCCGAGAACCTGTATGGCCAGGCCAAGGACACCGTGCGCGAGGCGGCCGACCACGTCGCCGACACCGCCCGCGACATCGGCGGCAAGGTGCGCGACACGGTCGGCAACCTGATCGGCTCCGACGACGTCGAGGACCGCGCGCGCCGCGCCCAGGGCGCGGCCGCCGACACCTACGACCGCGCCGAGCGCTCCGTGCGCGGTGCCGGCCGCGAGGCCTACGACCGGGCCGAGGACGCCTACGAGAACGGCGGCCGGTACCTGCGCCAGGGCGGTCGCGAAGCCACCAGCCAGATCGCCGAACACCCCATGGCCGCCCTGCTCGTCGCCGGCCTCCTCGGCTACGGCCTCGGCCTGCTCATCCACGGCCGCAACTGA
- a CDS encoding YidB family protein, producing the protein MSKGYPSMTALLGLLAVAGYQNRDKLAELLKGHDAPSNPSLSPNPSLSPSHGTVPPIPNTASNTGGIGNLGSLLGGLGTAGVGGLIASGLSELVDHFTKGGHGETANSWVNQGANRDIPEAELERAIGPDTLDHLTQQTGLSRSALLSRLSRELPSAIDRYATDGRRPA; encoded by the coding sequence ATGAGCAAGGGCTATCCCTCGATGACCGCGCTGCTGGGCCTGCTGGCCGTGGCCGGCTACCAGAACCGCGACAAACTCGCCGAGCTCCTGAAGGGCCACGACGCGCCGTCGAACCCCTCCCTGAGCCCGAACCCCTCCCTGAGTCCGAGCCACGGCACGGTCCCGCCCATCCCGAACACCGCGTCGAACACGGGGGGTATCGGCAATCTCGGCAGCCTGCTCGGCGGCCTCGGGACGGCCGGCGTCGGCGGCCTGATCGCCAGCGGTCTGAGCGAACTCGTCGACCACTTCACCAAGGGCGGTCACGGTGAGACGGCGAACTCCTGGGTCAACCAGGGCGCCAATCGCGACATCCCCGAGGCCGAGCTCGAACGGGCGATCGGCCCGGACACCCTCGACCACCTCACCCAGCAGACCGGCCTGAGCCGCAGCGCGCTCCTGTCCCGTCTCTCCCGCGAACTGCCCTCGGCCATCGACCGCTACGCCACCGACGGCCGCCGGCCGGCCTGA
- a CDS encoding K(+)-transporting ATPase subunit C, with protein sequence MLNQLRPALVLLIALTALTGLAYPLAMTGLAGAIFPAKAAGSLIERDGRIVGSSLIGQSFTSERYFQGRPSATSAVDPADATKTVSAPYNAANSSGSNLGPTSAALAERVKADLASRQAENPGKPVPVDLVTASGSGLDPDISPDAALFQVPRVARARSLSEDRVRALVEAGTQGRLLGILGEPRVNVLALNLALDDLGTQ encoded by the coding sequence ATGCTGAACCAGCTTCGCCCCGCCCTCGTCCTGCTGATCGCCCTGACGGCGCTCACCGGGCTTGCCTACCCCCTCGCGATGACCGGCCTCGCCGGAGCCATCTTCCCCGCCAAGGCCGCCGGCAGCCTGATCGAGCGCGACGGCAGGATCGTCGGCTCCAGCCTGATCGGGCAATCCTTCACCAGCGAGCGCTACTTCCAGGGCCGCCCCTCCGCCACGAGCGCCGTCGACCCGGCGGACGCCACCAAGACGGTGTCGGCGCCCTACAACGCAGCGAACTCCTCGGGCTCCAACCTCGGTCCGACCAGTGCCGCGCTGGCCGAGCGCGTGAAGGCCGACCTCGCCTCGCGCCAGGCCGAGAACCCCGGCAAACCCGTCCCGGTCGACCTCGTCACGGCGAGCGGCTCGGGCCTCGACCCGGACATCTCGCCGGACGCTGCCCTGTTCCAAGTGCCCCGCGTCGCCAGGGCGCGCAGCCTGTCCGAGGATCGGGTGCGCGCCCTCGTGGAGGCCGGGACCCAGGGCCGTCTTCTTGGTATCCTCGGCGAACCCCGGGTCAACGTGCTCGCCCTCAACCTTGCCCTGGACGACTTGGGAACCCAGTAA
- the kdpB gene encoding potassium-transporting ATPase subunit KdpB codes for MSRPSSSLFSAALVGPALLGSVRKLDPRAMIRNPVMFVVEVVAALTTVLFARDVLTGGANLAFSGQIILWLWFTLIFANFAEALAEGRGKAQADSLRRTRTETMAKRLKGPGRVFETVPGNDLKVGDVVLVEAGDIIPSDGEVILGVASVNEAAITGESAPVIRESGGDRSAVTGGTQVLSDEIRVRITAAAGSTFVDRMIALVEGASRQKTPNEIALNILLAGLTIIFVFAVASIPSFASYAGGTIPLIVLVALFVTLIPTTIGALLSAIGIAGMDRLVRFNVLAMSGRAVEAAGDVDTLLLDKTGTITLGNRQATEFRPVRGVSEQDLADAAQLASLADETPEGRSIVVLAKDKYGIRARDMGSLNATFVPFTAQTRMSGVDLDGASIRKGAVDSIVASVSPQPMATRGASTALAYSPGVPSETVREIQAIAEEVAKAGGTPLAVARDGQLLGVVTLKDIVKGGIRERFAELRRMGIRTVMITGDNPMTAAAIAAEAGVDDFLAQATPEDKLALIRKEQAQGKLVAMCGDGTNDAPALAQADVGVAMNTGTVAAREAGNMVDLDSDPTKLIEIVGIGKQLLMTRGALTTFSIANDVAKYFAIIPAMFLVLYPQLQALNIMRLASPESAILSAIIFNALIIVALIPLALRGVSYRAVGAGALLRRNLALYGLGGILVPFIGIKAIDLAITALHLV; via the coding sequence ATGTCCCGTCCCTCGTCGTCCCTCTTCAGCGCCGCCCTCGTCGGTCCGGCGCTCCTCGGCTCCGTCAGGAAGCTCGACCCGCGCGCCATGATCCGGAACCCGGTCATGTTCGTGGTCGAGGTGGTGGCCGCGCTGACCACGGTGCTGTTCGCGCGCGACGTCCTCACCGGCGGCGCCAACCTCGCCTTTTCCGGCCAGATCATCCTCTGGCTGTGGTTTACCCTGATCTTCGCCAACTTCGCCGAGGCGCTCGCGGAAGGGCGCGGCAAGGCCCAGGCCGACAGCCTGCGGCGCACCCGCACCGAGACCATGGCCAAGCGCCTGAAAGGCCCTGGCCGGGTGTTCGAGACGGTACCCGGCAACGACCTCAAGGTCGGCGACGTGGTGCTGGTGGAGGCCGGCGACATCATCCCCTCGGACGGCGAGGTCATCCTCGGCGTTGCCTCCGTCAACGAGGCCGCCATCACCGGCGAATCCGCCCCCGTCATCCGCGAGTCCGGCGGCGACCGCTCGGCGGTCACCGGTGGCACGCAGGTGCTCTCCGACGAGATCCGGGTGCGCATCACGGCCGCGGCCGGCTCCACCTTCGTCGATCGGATGATCGCCCTGGTCGAGGGCGCTTCGCGGCAGAAGACCCCTAACGAGATCGCTCTCAACATCCTGCTCGCCGGCCTCACCATCATCTTCGTCTTCGCGGTGGCGAGCATTCCGAGCTTCGCATCCTATGCCGGTGGCACGATCCCGCTGATCGTGCTGGTCGCCCTGTTCGTGACCCTGATCCCGACGACCATCGGCGCGCTCCTGTCCGCCATCGGCATCGCCGGCATGGATCGCCTCGTGCGCTTCAACGTGCTGGCCATGTCCGGCCGGGCCGTGGAAGCGGCCGGCGACGTCGACACGCTCCTCCTCGACAAGACCGGCACCATCACGCTGGGCAACCGGCAGGCCACCGAGTTCCGTCCCGTGCGCGGCGTGTCCGAGCAGGATCTCGCCGACGCCGCCCAGTTGGCGTCGCTCGCCGACGAGACGCCGGAAGGTCGCTCCATCGTGGTGCTGGCCAAGGACAAGTACGGCATCCGGGCGCGCGACATGGGAAGCTTGAACGCCACCTTCGTGCCGTTCACGGCGCAGACCCGGATGAGCGGCGTCGACCTCGACGGCGCCTCGATCCGGAAGGGCGCGGTGGATTCCATCGTCGCCTCGGTGAGCCCGCAGCCGATGGCCACGCGCGGCGCCAGCACGGCCTTGGCCTACAGCCCCGGTGTTCCTTCCGAGACCGTGCGCGAGATCCAGGCCATCGCCGAGGAGGTCGCCAAGGCCGGAGGGACGCCCCTGGCGGTCGCCCGCGACGGGCAACTCCTCGGCGTCGTCACCCTGAAGGACATCGTGAAGGGCGGCATCCGCGAGCGCTTCGCGGAACTCCGCCGAATGGGCATCCGCACGGTGATGATCACCGGCGACAATCCCATGACCGCCGCCGCCATCGCGGCGGAAGCCGGCGTCGACGATTTCCTCGCTCAAGCCACGCCGGAGGACAAGCTGGCGCTGATCCGCAAGGAGCAGGCGCAGGGCAAGCTCGTCGCCATGTGCGGCGACGGCACCAACGACGCCCCGGCGCTGGCCCAGGCCGATGTCGGTGTCGCCATGAACACCGGCACGGTGGCGGCCCGCGAGGCCGGCAACATGGTCGACCTCGACAGCGATCCGACCAAGCTCATCGAGATCGTCGGCATCGGCAAGCAGCTCCTGATGACCCGGGGAGCGCTGACCACCTTCTCGATCGCCAACGATGTCGCCAAGTATTTCGCCATCATCCCGGCGATGTTCCTGGTGCTCTACCCGCAGCTCCAGGCCCTCAACATCATGCGGCTGGCCTCGCCCGAGAGCGCGATCCTCTCGGCAATCATCTTCAACGCGCTCATCATCGTCGCGCTGATCCCGCTGGCGCTCCGCGGCGTCTCCTACCGGGCGGTGGGGGCGGGCGCGCTCCTCCGGCGCAACCTGGCTCTCTACGGCCTCGGCGGCATCCTGGTGCCCTTCATCGGCATCAAGGCCATCGATCTCGCCATCACCGCCCTGCACCTCGTCTGA
- a CDS encoding CsbD family protein — MSAQKTSDLSDKLKGSVKESIGKLVGDPKIEAEGKSQQKLPKSDVKPKTTPKP, encoded by the coding sequence GTGAGCGCGCAGAAGACCAGTGATCTCTCCGACAAGCTCAAGGGCTCGGTGAAGGAGAGTATCGGCAAGTTGGTCGGCGATCCCAAAATCGAGGCCGAGGGCAAGTCTCAGCAGAAATTACCGAAGTCCGACGTGAAACCGAAGACCACCCCTAAGCCGTAG
- the kdpA gene encoding potassium-transporting ATPase subunit KdpA, translated as MTLNGWFQIALFCAVILALARPLGGYMTRVFAGERTVLSPVLAPVERGLYRVAGIDAAQEQHWLAYALAVLSFHALGFLALYALLRVQALLPFNPDGQSAVAPDLAFNTAVSFLTNTNWQSYGGETTMSYLTQMLGLTHQNFLSAATGIALAVALVRGFSRASARTVGSFWVDLTRTTLYVLLPLCVVYTLFLVSQGIPQTLGGAVEATTLEGARQTLAVGPVASQVAIKMLGTNGGGFFNANAAHPFENPTALSNFVQMVSIFAIGAAMTNVFGRMVGDERQGWAILAAMGVLFLAGTAVVYWAESAGSPVLNGLGLTGGNMEGKEVRFGILASALFAAITTAASCGAVNAMHDSFTALGGMIPLINMELGEIIVGGVGAGLYGILVFVIVTIFVAGLMVGRTPEYLGKKIEGREVKMAMLAILCLPLMMLGFTALATVIAAGLAGPANVGPHGFSEILYAFTSAAANNGSAFGGLTANTAFYNTTLGLGMLFGRFFVIVPALAIAGSLAAKKTVPASAGTFPTHGGLFVGLLVGVILIVGGLTFFPALALGPIVEHLAGGLGQTFSTGG; from the coding sequence ATGACCCTCAACGGCTGGTTCCAGATCGCGCTGTTCTGCGCGGTCATCCTTGCGCTCGCCCGTCCGCTGGGCGGCTACATGACTCGCGTCTTCGCGGGAGAGCGCACCGTCCTGTCGCCGGTGCTCGCGCCCGTCGAGCGCGGGCTCTACCGCGTGGCCGGCATCGACGCCGCTCAGGAGCAGCACTGGCTGGCCTACGCGCTCGCCGTGCTGAGCTTCCACGCCCTCGGATTCCTGGCCCTCTACGCGCTGCTGCGCGTCCAGGCGCTGCTGCCGTTCAACCCGGACGGACAATCCGCCGTGGCACCGGACCTCGCATTCAACACCGCGGTGAGCTTCCTCACCAACACCAACTGGCAGTCCTACGGCGGCGAGACGACGATGTCGTACCTCACGCAGATGCTGGGGCTGACCCATCAGAACTTCCTCTCGGCCGCCACCGGCATCGCGCTGGCCGTCGCCCTGGTGCGCGGGTTCAGCCGCGCCTCGGCCAGGACCGTGGGCTCGTTCTGGGTCGATCTCACCCGCACGACCCTCTACGTGCTGCTGCCGCTCTGCGTCGTCTACACCCTGTTCCTGGTCTCCCAGGGCATTCCCCAGACGCTGGGCGGCGCCGTCGAAGCGACCACCCTCGAGGGCGCCAGGCAGACCCTCGCGGTCGGGCCGGTGGCGAGCCAGGTCGCGATCAAGATGCTCGGCACCAACGGCGGCGGTTTCTTCAACGCCAACGCCGCGCACCCGTTCGAGAACCCGACCGCCCTGTCGAACTTCGTCCAGATGGTCTCGATCTTCGCCATCGGCGCCGCGATGACCAACGTCTTCGGCCGGATGGTCGGCGACGAGCGCCAGGGCTGGGCGATCCTCGCCGCCATGGGCGTGCTGTTCCTGGCCGGTACGGCGGTGGTCTACTGGGCCGAGAGCGCGGGCAGCCCCGTCCTGAACGGGCTCGGCCTGACCGGCGGCAACATGGAGGGCAAGGAGGTCCGGTTCGGGATTCTCGCCTCGGCCCTGTTCGCGGCCATCACCACGGCAGCCTCCTGCGGCGCGGTCAACGCCATGCACGATAGCTTCACGGCGCTCGGCGGCATGATCCCGCTGATCAACATGGAGCTCGGCGAGATCATCGTCGGCGGGGTCGGGGCGGGGCTCTACGGCATCCTGGTCTTCGTCATCGTGACGATCTTCGTCGCCGGCCTCATGGTCGGGCGCACGCCGGAATACCTCGGGAAGAAGATCGAGGGGCGCGAGGTCAAGATGGCGATGCTCGCCATCCTCTGCCTGCCGCTGATGATGCTGGGCTTCACCGCCCTGGCCACCGTGATTGCGGCCGGTCTCGCGGGACCCGCCAATGTCGGCCCGCACGGGTTCTCGGAGATCCTCTACGCCTTCACCTCGGCGGCCGCCAACAACGGCTCGGCCTTCGGCGGGCTCACGGCCAACACCGCCTTCTACAACACCACGCTCGGCCTCGGCATGCTGTTCGGGCGGTTCTTCGTCATCGTCCCGGCGCTCGCCATCGCGGGCTCGCTCGCCGCCAAGAAGACCGTGCCGGCCTCGGCCGGGACGTTCCCGACGCATGGCGGCCTGTTCGTCGGGCTGCTGGTGGGCGTGATCCTCATCGTCGGCGGCCTGACCTTCTTCCCGGCGCTGGCGCTCGGACCCATCGTCGAGCACCTCGCCGGCGGCCTCGGCCAGACCTTTTCGACGGGAGGCTGA
- a CDS encoding PhnA-like protein, which translates to MSTSPLLATPSTAASAATRTVLLNQVSWGAIFAGAVTALVTQVILNMVGVGVGLSSVGTTAADNPAASTLSMSAGIWFVGSGIVAALAGGFIAGRLSGKPVTGAAGLHGLVSWAVTTLVVLYLLTSAAGGLIGGAFSGVTSTLGGAGSLVGGTVQTAAQAAAPSLSKITNPFDGIEQSVRNQAAGQDPQAAKDAAVAAMRALFTGDPAQKAQAENRAADALAKAQGIPVDQAKTQIQDYKKQYDETVATAKVKAEAAAVAAKSAATQGAFYGALALILGALAGFLGGRIGAPKLPTLADSYDARRV; encoded by the coding sequence GTGTCCACTTCCCCCCTTCTCGCGACCCCGTCCACCGCGGCCTCGGCCGCCACCCGTACCGTCCTCCTGAATCAGGTGTCTTGGGGCGCGATCTTCGCCGGCGCCGTCACCGCGCTGGTGACCCAGGTCATCCTCAACATGGTCGGTGTCGGCGTCGGCCTGTCGAGCGTCGGCACGACCGCCGCCGACAATCCGGCCGCGTCCACCCTGTCGATGAGCGCCGGCATCTGGTTCGTGGGGTCCGGCATCGTCGCCGCGCTCGCCGGCGGCTTCATCGCCGGGCGCCTCTCCGGCAAGCCCGTCACGGGTGCTGCCGGCCTGCACGGCCTCGTCTCCTGGGCGGTGACCACCCTCGTGGTGCTGTACCTGCTGACCTCGGCGGCCGGCGGCCTCATCGGCGGCGCCTTCTCGGGCGTGACCAGCACGCTCGGCGGTGCCGGCTCCCTCGTGGGCGGCACCGTGCAGACGGCGGCCCAGGCGGCGGCCCCCTCGCTGTCGAAGATCACCAACCCTTTCGACGGCATCGAGCAGTCGGTCCGCAACCAGGCCGCCGGCCAGGACCCGCAGGCGGCCAAGGATGCCGCCGTCGCCGCCATGCGCGCCCTGTTCACCGGTGACCCGGCCCAGAAGGCCCAGGCCGAGAACCGCGCCGCCGACGCGCTGGCCAAGGCCCAGGGCATCCCGGTCGACCAGGCCAAGACCCAGATCCAGGACTACAAGAAGCAGTACGACGAGACCGTCGCCACCGCGAAGGTGAAGGCCGAGGCCGCGGCCGTCGCCGCCAAGTCCGCCGCCACCCAGGGCGCCTTCTACGGCGCGCTCGCCCTGATCCTCGGCGCCCTCGCGGGCTTCCTCGGCGGCCGGATCGGTGCCCCGAAGCTCCCCACCCTCGCCGACAGCTACGACGCCCGCCGCGTCTGA